In Capsicum annuum cultivar UCD-10X-F1 chromosome 8, UCD10Xv1.1, whole genome shotgun sequence, the genomic window GACTAGGATGACCGGTCCCTTGGAAACACTAGCAACCTCTGTTACTAGATGTGATTGTTGTCCGGGGAGAGTTATATCAACTCTGTCATGGCTCTCTCTCTCAATAGTTTGATCTGACCCCATTACCAACACCACAGCATCAGCTGCAGCTGCTGCTTTCTTGGCAGCATCAACTTGTGGAGTGGCACAAGCTATATCACAGCCTTGTTGATAAACTGTTGAAACTGACGCACCTAGGCCATCCAAAGGAGTTGTATACTTGCATGGACTGCCTGCAAAAAAAAATGGTGTTTCTTAAGTTATATGCACTGCCTGTGTAAGAAAACCTTTATATCATCGGCGCATAGAACTTAGTATCCAAGTACCTTCGTAACTTCCAACCATGGTATAGGCAAGGTTGGCATTAGGGCCAATGACTGCTAAAGACTTGATGGCTTTGGGGGACAGAGGTAATGATCCTGCTGTGTTTTTAAGCAAGACAATTCCCTGTCTTGCAGCTTCACGAGCTAgctcttggtgttcttgagtacAGACATCTTTGGGACCAAGGTTTCCATATAACTGATTTTTCGGATTACCATCAAAGAATCCAAGTCTCATCAGTGTAGCGAAATTGTTTGTGACTGCTCTATCGATAACTGATTCTTTTACAAGTCCTTTGTTTACCGCGCTCCGAGTGTAGTTACTAAGCCAAGATCCACAATTCAAGTCCAGCCCTATCACATTTACCAAATTCTCGATTTAGTAATGGTCAGGAAATAGAAGAATGTCATATCAAGTCCAACTAAATGGGGCATAATGGTTAACCTGCATTTAGAGACAATGCTGCAGTCTCCTCGGGTGTCTTGGTGTAATGTTGGTACCAGTACATCACATTTAACGAATCACAATCCGTAACAATGTATCTGTATGAAACATACTTGTCTAAATTCATGAATTCTTCCAAAACTAATcttccagaaaaaaaaaaaaaaaaagaaatatgagAAGCATTATATATACCCATTCAATTTCCATTGTCCTCTGATGACCCCTGCAAGAAGGTCATAATCACCACAGACAGGCTTGCCATTCACTTGGTTGTACGAACACATCACACTGGCTACATTTCCATCAAGAACACAACTCTTGAATGGGGGGTTAAATGTATCATCTAAATCTTGTTGTGTTACCTActcacaaaaacaacaacaaaagaatgTTTTACATACTAAAAATTATGCTGTTGGTATCCAAGAAAAGGGCATACAATTGACTAGTACCTTAGCATTGAAATTGTAACGTTCAATTCCTTTCCAATTATCGACATCATAAGCAGTATAATGTTTACAGCAAGAAGCAACCTTGAGCATGTCTTTCTTACCATCATCGCGCTGCTGCAGACCTTTAACATATGCTACACCATACTTGCTATTGAGGGTTGGATCTTCGCCAGCTGTTTCTTGGCCTCTTCCCCATCTAGGATCGCGGTAAATGTTCACATTTGGTGACCAATATGTCAATCCTGCTTGACCAACATTGTACATTGCTCTACCCTCAGTGGAAACCACCTGGAAACATATTACCGATGAGCAGAGATTAGAAATTTAGTAAAAATGGTAACTAATCTGCTGTCGCAagttaaataacaataatattgtaaaaaataaaatagtactaTCAGTGTACATAACTTAA contains:
- the LOC107840015 gene encoding beta-xylosidase/alpha-L-arabinofuranosidase 2, translated to MKKNKAMALTYEIKKHQHSFMLCFFFILSHFCLQFKPVLAQSSPVFACDTATNPSLKNYAFCDVSLDVSARVNDVVKRLTLDEKISMLVNTAGSVNRLGIPKYEWWSEALHGVSYTGPGVKFNNVVPHATSFPQPILTSASFNETLFETIGKVVSTEGRAMYNVGQAGLTYWSPNVNIYRDPRWGRGQETAGEDPTLNSKYGVAYVKGLQQRDDGKKDMLKVASCCKHYTAYDVDNWKGIERYNFNAKVTQQDLDDTFNPPFKSCVLDGNVASVMCSYNQVNGKPVCGDYDLLAGVIRGQWKLNGYIVTDCDSLNVMYWYQHYTKTPEETAALSLNAGLDLNCGSWLSNYTRSAVNKGLVKESVIDRAVTNNFATLMRLGFFDGNPKNQLYGNLGPKDVCTQEHQELAREAARQGIVLLKNTAGSLPLSPKAIKSLAVIGPNANLAYTMVGSYEGSPCKYTTPLDGLGASVSTVYQQGCDIACATPQVDAAKKAAAAADAVVLVMGSDQTIERESHDRVDITLPGQQSHLVTEVASVSKGPVILVIMSGGGMDVQFAVDNPKITSILWVGFPGEAGGAALADIVFGYYNPSGRLPMTWYPQSYADKVDMTNMNMRPDPKTGFPGRSYRFYKGPTVFNFGDGLSYSQYKHHLVQAPKLVSIPLGEAHACRSTTTCKSIDTLNEQGCNNLGLDVHLRVQNVGKMSGSHTVLLFTSPPSLHNAPQKHLLDFQKIHLKPQSAGVVKFNLDVCKHLSVVDEVGNRKVALGLHVLHIGDLKHSLTVRI